From Thermoflavifilum aggregans, a single genomic window includes:
- a CDS encoding sigma-70 family RNA polymerase sigma factor, whose product MSMRQLKITKSITNRESQSLEKYLQEIGKVDLLSPEEEVELAIRIKQGDQKALEKLTKANLRFVVSVAKQYQNQGLSLCDLINEGNLGLIKAAQRFDETRGFKFISYAVWWIRQSILQALAEQSRIVRLPLNKVGLSNKISKTYCQLEQEYEREPSAEELAEVLDIQPEEVEATLGLSGRPVSVDAPFAEGEEGSLLDILENPNSESADLALTYHESLRREIERSLSTLTERQKDVVKLYFGIGVEHPMSLEDIGEKFGLTRERVRQIKDKAINKLRTASRCKHLRHFLGV is encoded by the coding sequence ATGTCGATGCGTCAGCTGAAGATTACCAAATCCATTACCAACCGTGAATCTCAGTCCCTTGAAAAGTACCTGCAGGAAATCGGAAAAGTAGATTTGCTGAGCCCCGAAGAAGAAGTGGAATTAGCCATCCGCATTAAGCAGGGTGACCAAAAAGCACTGGAAAAGCTTACCAAGGCCAATCTGCGCTTTGTGGTATCTGTAGCCAAGCAATATCAGAACCAAGGGCTTTCTCTCTGCGATCTGATCAACGAAGGCAATCTGGGGCTTATCAAAGCAGCACAGCGATTTGATGAGACCCGCGGATTCAAGTTTATTTCCTACGCTGTCTGGTGGATCCGCCAGTCCATCCTTCAGGCATTGGCCGAGCAGTCGCGCATTGTAAGGCTTCCATTGAACAAAGTGGGCCTGTCGAATAAAATCAGCAAGACCTATTGCCAGTTGGAACAGGAGTACGAGCGCGAGCCTTCAGCAGAAGAACTGGCCGAAGTCCTGGATATTCAGCCGGAAGAAGTAGAAGCCACCCTGGGGCTTTCCGGGCGGCCTGTTTCTGTGGATGCCCCGTTTGCCGAAGGAGAAGAGGGTTCCCTGCTGGATATTCTGGAAAATCCCAACTCCGAAAGTGCCGATTTAGCCTTAACCTATCACGAATCGCTGCGGCGGGAAATTGAACGCTCCCTTTCCACCCTTACCGAACGCCAAAAAGATGTGGTGAAATTGTATTTCGGTATCGGAGTAGAACATCCCATGTCACTAGAGGATATCGGTGAAAAATTCGGCCTTACCCGCGAACGGGTGCGCCAAATCAAAGACAAAGCCATCAATAAATTGCGTACGGCTTCTCGGTGCAAGCACCTACGCCATTTTCTAGGCGTATAG
- the rpsP gene encoding 30S ribosomal protein S16, producing MPVKIRLQRHGAKKKPYYFIVVADSRAPRDGKFIQKIGIYNPLTVPATISIDRNKALHWLQKGAQPTDTVRRILSFKGILYLKHLLRGVKLGLFDEQTAWERFEKWNAEHEKKIAARREYHKKARMQQATPVVKKVEDETKSESSSNPDTKPATE from the coding sequence ATGCCAGTAAAAATCAGATTACAACGCCACGGAGCCAAAAAGAAACCGTATTATTTCATTGTAGTGGCCGATTCCAGGGCTCCACGCGATGGGAAGTTCATCCAGAAAATCGGAATCTACAACCCCTTAACCGTTCCGGCCACCATCTCCATTGACCGAAACAAGGCCTTGCATTGGCTGCAGAAAGGCGCTCAGCCCACCGATACTGTACGGCGCATTCTGTCCTTCAAAGGCATCCTCTACCTGAAACACCTGCTCAGAGGTGTAAAACTGGGTCTGTTTGATGAACAAACAGCCTGGGAGCGTTTTGAAAAATGGAACGCAGAACATGAAAAGAAAATTGCTGCCCGGAGGGAATACCATAAAAAAGCCAGAATGCAACAGGCTACGCCGGTTGTAAAAAAAGTAGAGGATGAAACGAAATCAGAATCCTCTTCCAATCCGGATACAAAGCCTGCAACCGAATAG
- the rplS gene encoding 50S ribosomal protein L19, which translates to MDPISFVHQQLTPAKEFPPFKPGDNITVTYRIVEGNKERTQSFKGDVIKRQGRGYTATFTVRKVSDGIGVERTFPLYSPNIESIVLNKTGKVRRAKLYYLRERSGKSARIREKR; encoded by the coding sequence ATGGATCCGATTAGCTTTGTTCATCAGCAACTTACCCCCGCCAAGGAATTCCCTCCTTTTAAGCCGGGCGATAATATCACCGTTACCTATCGGATTGTGGAAGGAAATAAAGAAAGAACACAGTCTTTCAAAGGTGATGTGATTAAGCGACAAGGCCGCGGATACACGGCTACCTTTACGGTCAGGAAAGTGTCGGATGGTATCGGGGTGGAAAGAACCTTCCCTCTCTATTCCCCCAACATTGAATCCATTGTGCTGAACAAGACGGGTAAGGTCAGAAGGGCTAAGCTCTATTACCTGCGCGAACGTTCCGGAAAATCAGCCCGTATTCGTGAAAAGCGCTGA
- a CDS encoding glycosyltransferase, which translates to MPPIDLSLLIWIAFLLVAGVQLFYYLFFFRRLAFYKTDDQTADPQADFPLSIIICARDAEHLLRKNIHYWLQQRYPKTDGAPNYELLIVDHCSEDDTARYVHELTGAYPHLRLIRLYQQAKGIPGKKFPLSIGIKSAAYEHVLLTDADCRPASVWWAARMSQGFQPGKEIVLGYGAYEKQPGWLNKVIRYDAFFSALQYLSFALAGYPYMGVGRNLAYQKALFFRHKGFVSHQHIPSGDDDLFVNQAANRHNVAVMLHPDAFTYTPARNSWKLWWMQKKRHLTTGKYYRRSDQLRLGLYATSHIGFYVLLLLTLLLPPAHLPSVWFWSITLGVVLCRWMIQHIILRKSMQVLQEHDLKPYYLLFDIAYCLYYLIFTPLAFKRKVSSQWS; encoded by the coding sequence ATGCCACCCATAGATCTATCCCTACTGATTTGGATTGCTTTTTTGCTGGTTGCCGGCGTGCAATTGTTTTATTATCTGTTTTTTTTCAGGCGGCTGGCATTTTACAAAACAGATGATCAAACCGCTGACCCGCAAGCTGATTTCCCGCTGAGCATCATCATCTGTGCACGGGATGCAGAGCACCTGCTTCGCAAAAACATCCACTACTGGCTGCAGCAACGATATCCGAAAACAGATGGAGCACCTAATTATGAATTGCTGATTGTGGATCATTGTTCTGAGGATGATACCGCACGCTATGTGCATGAACTTACAGGTGCTTATCCGCATCTGCGCCTGATCAGGCTTTACCAGCAGGCAAAAGGTATTCCCGGAAAAAAGTTTCCACTTTCCATTGGTATCAAAAGTGCAGCTTATGAACATGTGCTGCTGACAGATGCCGACTGCAGGCCTGCTTCTGTATGGTGGGCTGCCCGCATGAGCCAGGGCTTTCAGCCTGGAAAAGAAATTGTATTGGGATATGGTGCTTATGAAAAACAGCCCGGATGGCTGAACAAAGTGATCCGATACGATGCCTTTTTCAGCGCCTTGCAATATTTGTCTTTTGCACTTGCCGGATATCCCTATATGGGCGTGGGCCGCAACCTGGCTTATCAGAAAGCCCTGTTTTTCCGTCATAAAGGTTTTGTATCGCATCAGCATATTCCTTCTGGTGATGATGATTTGTTTGTAAACCAGGCAGCCAATCGACACAATGTAGCCGTCATGCTGCACCCGGATGCATTTACCTATACCCCGGCACGCAATTCCTGGAAATTATGGTGGATGCAGAAAAAGCGACATCTGACCACCGGTAAATATTATCGCCGGTCTGACCAGCTACGTTTAGGCTTATATGCTACTTCACATATCGGGTTTTATGTGCTGTTGCTGCTGACCTTGTTGTTGCCACCCGCTCATCTGCCATCGGTTTGGTTCTGGAGTATTACCCTAGGGGTGGTGCTATGCAGGTGGATGATCCAGCACATCATACTGCGAAAAAGTATGCAGGTATTGCAGGAACATGATTTAAAGCCTTATTATCTGTTGTTTGATATCGCTTATTGCTTGTATTACCTTATTTTTACACCACTGGCATTCAAACGTAAAGTAAGCAGCCAGTGGTCATAA
- a CDS encoding START-like domain-containing protein: MTKRIQYTLEYPVRCSPAILYEFLATPAGLQEWFADKVDLRDNVFSFSWNGSVEKAQIVEQKPEEYIRLRWLNSQKDEYFEFRIQKSEVTNETVLVVKDFADKKEIQDQSRLWDYQIKELLHRIGSL, translated from the coding sequence ATGACGAAGCGCATTCAGTACACGTTAGAATATCCTGTGCGTTGTTCACCGGCTATTTTGTATGAATTTCTGGCAACGCCGGCCGGACTGCAGGAATGGTTTGCAGATAAGGTGGATTTGCGGGATAATGTATTTTCTTTTTCATGGAATGGATCCGTAGAAAAAGCTCAGATTGTGGAGCAAAAGCCAGAGGAATATATTCGCCTACGCTGGCTTAACAGCCAGAAAGATGAATATTTTGAGTTCCGTATTCAGAAGTCAGAGGTTACCAACGAAACTGTTCTGGTTGTGAAGGATTTTGCAGATAAAAAAGAAATTCAAGATCAATCAAGGCTTTGGGATTATCAGATAAAAGAACTTTTACATCGTATCGGAAGTTTATGA
- the tgt gene encoding tRNA guanosine(34) transglycosylase Tgt, whose protein sequence is MQPFMAIGFHIVQEDVHTRARAGCITTDHGMIETPIFMPVGTAGAVKTLLQQQLDQDLQAPIILGNTYHLYLRPGTDVLQQAGGLHRFMHWNGALLTDSGGYQVFSLAKIRKITEEGVWFQSHIDGSKHFFSPQRVMEIQRRIGADIVMAFDECTPYPCTHAYARASLQLTHRWLDVCLACFQEQGLYGYSQTLFPIVQGSVYADLRRASAEYIAAKETAGYAIGGLSVGEPEQMMYEMTALVNEILPTGKPRYLMGVGTPWNILESIALGVDMFDCVMPTRNGRNGMLFTWQGIINIRNKKWATDFSVIDEYTTGPVSTYYSKAYLRHLFVSNEISGLQIATLHNLSFYLQLVREARKHILQGDFLSWKNEIIPRLKSRL, encoded by the coding sequence TTGCAGCCGTTTATGGCTATTGGTTTTCATATTGTGCAGGAAGATGTGCATACCCGGGCACGGGCGGGATGCATCACTACAGATCATGGGATGATTGAAACACCCATTTTTATGCCGGTAGGTACTGCCGGTGCGGTGAAGACACTTTTGCAGCAACAGCTCGATCAGGATTTGCAGGCGCCCATTATTTTAGGCAACACTTATCATTTGTATTTACGGCCGGGTACAGATGTACTCCAGCAAGCGGGAGGCCTGCATCGGTTTATGCATTGGAATGGAGCTTTGCTTACCGATAGCGGAGGTTATCAGGTGTTTTCTCTGGCCAAAATCAGAAAGATTACGGAAGAAGGTGTGTGGTTTCAGTCGCATATTGATGGTTCAAAACATTTTTTTTCACCCCAGCGTGTGATGGAAATTCAGCGGCGGATCGGAGCCGATATTGTGATGGCCTTTGATGAATGTACGCCTTATCCTTGCACACATGCCTATGCCCGCGCATCCCTGCAGCTTACCCATCGCTGGCTCGATGTCTGCCTGGCTTGTTTTCAGGAACAGGGTTTATATGGTTATTCCCAGACTTTATTCCCGATTGTGCAGGGAAGTGTATATGCCGATCTGCGCAGGGCTTCAGCCGAATATATTGCAGCAAAAGAAACGGCAGGTTACGCTATTGGCGGCTTAAGCGTGGGCGAACCGGAACAAATGATGTACGAAATGACGGCATTGGTGAATGAAATTTTACCTACCGGCAAGCCTCGTTATCTGATGGGTGTGGGTACACCGTGGAATATTCTGGAAAGCATTGCCCTGGGTGTGGATATGTTTGATTGTGTGATGCCCACCCGCAACGGACGCAATGGTATGTTGTTTACCTGGCAAGGTATCATCAATATCCGCAATAAAAAATGGGCAACTGATTTTTCAGTGATTGATGAATATACCACAGGTCCCGTGAGCACGTATTATTCAAAAGCTTATCTGCGTCATCTGTTTGTATCCAATGAAATATCAGGTTTGCAGATTGCTACCTTGCATAATCTCAGCTTTTACCTGCAATTGGTAAGGGAAGCCCGCAAACATATCCTGCAGGGCGATTTTCTTTCATGGAAAAATGAAATCATTCCCCGTTTGAAATCAAGATTGTAA
- a CDS encoding ribosome maturation factor RimM, producing the protein MARLVTGYAKNYYPVGRIVGVRGIRGEMVVQHTMGEDPVLDQWEVVFIEVREHSFIPYFIQSAQLPNTHELWLQLHEIQTREQALPLIHKQLYLPEEEFRARAPHSPFQLLGYEIHIHDTSSPERLGLVEEIIEAPTQLILKTFYQQKEILIPLNEQTWVATDSRKRQLYLRLPEGLLDVYL; encoded by the coding sequence TTGGCTCGTCTGGTCACGGGATATGCTAAAAATTATTATCCCGTCGGAAGAATCGTAGGAGTCAGGGGAATCCGGGGTGAAATGGTGGTACAGCATACCATGGGCGAAGATCCGGTGCTGGACCAATGGGAAGTGGTTTTTATTGAAGTGAGGGAACATAGCTTTATCCCGTATTTTATCCAATCGGCCCAGCTACCCAACACCCACGAATTGTGGCTTCAGCTTCATGAGATCCAAACCCGGGAACAGGCCCTTCCGCTCATCCATAAACAACTTTACCTTCCGGAAGAAGAATTTCGTGCACGTGCCCCGCATTCTCCGTTTCAGCTGCTGGGTTACGAAATTCACATCCACGACACATCATCACCAGAGCGCCTGGGCCTGGTGGAAGAAATCATCGAAGCCCCTACCCAGCTGATTTTAAAAACATTTTACCAGCAAAAAGAAATATTGATTCCGCTCAATGAACAGACATGGGTTGCTACCGATTCCAGGAAAAGGCAACTTTATCTTCGTCTTCCGGAAGGTCTTCTGGATGTGTATCTTTAA
- the rsmG gene encoding 16S rRNA (guanine(527)-N(7))-methyltransferase RsmG — protein MILPYMPEQDIQDSAELITAYFPDLTPAQKAQFAALAELYHFWNQRINVISRKDIHALYERHVLHSLSIGLCYRFQPGQQVVDIGTGGGFPGIPLAILFPETQFILIDSVGKKIRVVQDIIYQLKLVHVEAWQQRAEKLPAACCDYAVSRAVAPLPVLWQWARHILKAGKENGLICLKGGDLSAEIRDCGCQPVIHALYPLLQRDYFQEKYLLFVPV, from the coding sequence ATGATTTTGCCTTACATGCCTGAACAGGATATACAGGATTCAGCAGAACTGATTACGGCATATTTCCCCGATCTTACTCCTGCACAAAAAGCACAATTTGCTGCATTGGCAGAACTGTATCATTTCTGGAATCAACGCATCAATGTAATTTCCAGAAAAGATATCCATGCTTTGTATGAACGACATGTGTTGCATTCATTAAGCATTGGATTGTGTTATCGCTTTCAGCCCGGGCAACAGGTTGTGGATATAGGCACCGGTGGCGGATTTCCGGGTATTCCGTTGGCAATCTTATTTCCCGAAACCCAATTTATTCTCATCGATTCCGTTGGAAAAAAAATTCGTGTGGTGCAGGATATCATTTACCAACTGAAACTCGTTCACGTGGAAGCATGGCAGCAGCGGGCAGAAAAGCTTCCTGCAGCCTGCTGTGATTATGCCGTAAGCAGGGCTGTTGCTCCGTTGCCTGTCTTGTGGCAATGGGCCCGCCATATTCTCAAAGCCGGAAAAGAAAACGGATTGATCTGCCTGAAAGGAGGAGATTTATCTGCAGAAATCCGTGATTGTGGCTGCCAGCCGGTGATTCACGCCTTGTATCCTTTGCTGCAAAGAGATTATTTTCAGGAAAAATATCTTTTGTTTGTTCCTGTTTAA
- a CDS encoding Sec-independent protein translocase subunit TatA/TatB, with product MLHNFAHGDLLMLFSEGHLFVIALIALLLFGGKKIPELMRGLGSGIREFNDAKNNVRREIEDSIRKDATATPTSSQPTSNPTVSSTNPSSGQ from the coding sequence ATGTTACACAATTTTGCACACGGGGATTTGCTGATGCTGTTCAGCGAAGGCCATCTGTTTGTGATTGCACTGATAGCTTTATTGCTGTTTGGTGGCAAAAAAATCCCTGAACTCATGCGTGGGCTGGGTAGCGGTATCCGGGAGTTTAACGATGCCAAAAACAATGTTCGTCGTGAAATAGAAGACAGCATTCGGAAAGATGCTACGGCCACTCCTACCTCGTCACAGCCGACCAGCAATCCGACGGTGAGTTCCACCAATCCCTCTTCCGGACAATAA
- a CDS encoding LptF/LptG family permease has translation MKKLDKLIIKAFLGPFVVTFFITLFVLIMQFLWKYIDDLVGKGLEMGIILKLLGYMSTQMVPLALPLAILLSSIMTFGNLGENFELVALKSAGISLMRFMQPLIILSGCIAILAFLFSNYVIPWANLHGDSLLYDIRNLKHGFNIKPGVFFNQLEGYAIRVGDKDPDGKTIYHVVIYDRSNSTSDKLILAERGIMEQSPNKRYVVFTLFNGWEYEERGFRPAVSNDFVRVHFHRFQKIFDLSSFAFTRTPIQLFAGSYQMLNVKQLNQAIDSIRLQLEDPGRRVKSEITPHYAFYAWKDTGWLTHRVPAPSHVQHFIETIPDSALSYVLQRIQMNVQQDDNMVLQIAAQNYKDLADSIRKHQIEWHRKFTLSFACMVLFLIGAPLGSIIRKGGLGTPLVFAVGFFVIYNVISTIGEKLARNGVVAPWLGMWLATMVLVPIAIFLVYKALNDSQLFNKEFYYRLGKQIQTSVRRFIRWWPFSKT, from the coding sequence ATGAAAAAACTAGATAAGCTCATCATCAAGGCCTTTCTTGGACCTTTTGTGGTTACTTTTTTCATCACCCTGTTTGTGCTGATCATGCAATTTCTGTGGAAGTATATTGATGATCTGGTGGGAAAGGGATTGGAGATGGGCATTATTTTAAAATTGCTGGGCTACATGAGCACCCAGATGGTTCCCCTTGCGCTTCCGCTGGCTATTTTGCTTTCCTCCATTATGACGTTTGGGAATTTGGGTGAAAACTTTGAATTGGTGGCATTGAAATCGGCCGGCATTTCCCTGATGCGTTTTATGCAGCCCTTGATTATTTTAAGTGGATGCATTGCCATTCTTGCTTTTTTGTTTTCCAATTATGTCATTCCATGGGCTAATCTGCATGGGGATTCCCTGTTGTATGATATCCGTAATCTCAAGCATGGATTTAACATTAAACCGGGTGTGTTTTTCAATCAGCTGGAAGGTTATGCCATCCGCGTAGGCGATAAGGATCCTGACGGCAAAACCATTTATCATGTAGTGATTTACGATCGCAGCAACAGCACCAGTGATAAGCTTATTTTAGCTGAGAGAGGTATCATGGAACAATCACCCAACAAACGGTATGTGGTATTCACTTTATTCAACGGTTGGGAATATGAAGAACGTGGCTTCCGGCCCGCAGTATCGAATGATTTTGTACGCGTACATTTTCATCGTTTTCAGAAAATCTTTGACCTGAGTTCATTTGCTTTTACACGCACACCCATTCAGTTGTTTGCAGGATCCTATCAGATGCTGAATGTGAAGCAGCTCAATCAGGCGATTGATTCCATCCGTTTGCAGCTCGAGGATCCGGGCCGCAGGGTGAAATCTGAAATCACGCCCCACTATGCCTTTTATGCTTGGAAAGATACCGGCTGGCTGACGCATCGGGTACCGGCGCCTTCGCATGTACAGCATTTTATAGAAACCATACCTGATTCCGCGTTGAGCTATGTGTTGCAAAGAATTCAGATGAATGTGCAACAGGATGATAACATGGTTTTGCAGATTGCAGCTCAGAATTATAAGGATCTGGCTGATAGCATCCGCAAACATCAGATTGAATGGCATCGCAAGTTTACCTTGTCATTTGCCTGCATGGTGCTGTTTTTAATCGGTGCACCCCTGGGTTCTATCATTCGCAAGGGCGGATTAGGTACTCCATTGGTATTTGCTGTAGGATTTTTTGTGATATACAATGTAATATCCACCATCGGGGAGAAACTGGCTCGAAACGGGGTTGTGGCTCCCTGGCTGGGCATGTGGCTGGCTACCATGGTGCTGGTACCGATTGCCATATTTCTGGTGTATAAGGCACTGAACGATTCTCAGTTGTTTAATAAAGAATTTTACTATCGCCTGGGAAAACAAATACAGACATCGGTTCGCCGATTTATTCGCTGGTGGCCTTTTTCAAAAACCTAA
- the ffh gene encoding signal recognition particle protein gives MFESLSERLESAFKQLKGQGRITEINVASTLKEIRRALVDADVHYKIAKEFTDRVKEKALGAKVLQAVSPGQLMVKLVQDELTALMGGEAASLSLEQKPSVILVVGLQGSGKTTFSGKLAYFIRQKLHKSPLLVAADIYRPAAIEQLKVIGQQIQVPVFSEEGLPAVEIARKAVTEAKNRGYQVVIIDTAGRLAIDEAMMQEVADIKAAVNPEEILFVADAMTGQDAVNTAKAFHDRLAFTGVVLTKMDGDTRGGAALSIKYTIQKPIKFVSAGEKPDTLDVFYPERMAQRILGMGDIVSLVEKAQEQYDAEMAKRLEKKIRKNQFDLNDFKEQLAQIRKMGNLKDLLAMIPGMGKQLKNLDLNDDAFKGIEAIINSMTPEERANPDIIDGSRRRRIAQGSGRDIQEVNQFLKQFEQMRQMMKMMNKMGSVNPLHIRKN, from the coding sequence ATGTTTGAATCTTTATCGGAAAGGCTGGAATCGGCTTTTAAGCAGCTCAAAGGCCAGGGCAGAATCACAGAAATCAATGTAGCATCGACTCTAAAAGAGATTCGCCGCGCCCTGGTAGATGCGGATGTACACTATAAGATTGCCAAGGAATTCACAGACCGGGTAAAGGAAAAAGCCCTCGGTGCCAAGGTGTTGCAGGCCGTTTCTCCTGGGCAACTCATGGTAAAGCTTGTGCAGGATGAACTTACTGCTCTGATGGGTGGCGAGGCGGCTTCTCTTTCCCTGGAGCAGAAGCCATCCGTCATATTGGTTGTAGGCCTGCAGGGTTCCGGCAAAACCACATTTTCCGGGAAACTGGCTTATTTCATCCGCCAAAAGCTGCATAAATCGCCGTTGCTTGTAGCTGCCGATATTTATCGCCCTGCCGCCATTGAACAGCTCAAGGTCATCGGCCAGCAAATCCAGGTTCCCGTATTTTCCGAAGAAGGTCTTCCAGCTGTGGAAATTGCCCGAAAAGCCGTTACAGAAGCCAAAAACCGCGGCTACCAGGTAGTAATTATTGATACGGCCGGACGGCTGGCTATCGATGAAGCCATGATGCAGGAAGTAGCCGATATCAAAGCAGCTGTGAATCCGGAAGAAATTCTATTTGTGGCCGATGCTATGACCGGCCAGGATGCCGTTAACACAGCAAAAGCCTTTCACGACCGGCTGGCTTTTACAGGTGTAGTCCTGACAAAAATGGATGGAGACACCCGCGGAGGGGCCGCACTTTCCATTAAATACACCATTCAAAAGCCTATCAAATTTGTAAGTGCTGGAGAAAAACCCGATACGCTCGATGTATTTTATCCCGAACGCATGGCTCAGCGTATCCTGGGCATGGGCGATATTGTTTCCCTGGTAGAAAAAGCCCAGGAACAGTACGACGCCGAAATGGCGAAACGCCTGGAAAAAAAGATCCGCAAAAACCAGTTTGACTTAAACGATTTTAAAGAACAACTGGCCCAGATCCGCAAAATGGGCAACCTGAAAGATCTGCTCGCCATGATCCCGGGCATGGGCAAACAACTTAAAAACCTGGACCTGAACGACGATGCCTTTAAGGGCATTGAAGCCATCATCAATTCCATGACTCCGGAGGAAAGGGCCAACCCCGATATCATCGACGGCAGCCGCCGCCGCAGAATAGCACAAGGGTCCGGACGCGATATTCAGGAAGTCAACCAATTCCTCAAACAGTTCGAACAAATGCGCCAGATGATGAAGATGATGAATAAAATGGGATCCGTTAACCCTTTACATATCAGAAAAAATTAA
- the trmD gene encoding tRNA (guanosine(37)-N1)-methyltransferase TrmD, giving the protein MRIDIISAVPQLLESPFSHSILKRAQDKGLLQIQIHNLRDYTPYSHKQIDDYPYGGGAGMVLMPEPLARAIESLKAQRTYDEIIFLTPDGEPFTQAVANRLSLKQALMLICGHYKGIDERIREHFVTMELSIGDYVISGGELAAAVVTDAVARLIPGVLNDETSALSDSFQDQLLSPPVYTRPADFRGWKVPEILLSGDHEKIARWRYEKALERTRQRRPQLLSHSEDPEKTA; this is encoded by the coding sequence ATGCGAATTGATATTATCAGTGCGGTACCTCAGCTGCTGGAAAGTCCTTTCAGCCATTCCATCCTGAAAAGAGCACAGGATAAGGGTTTGCTGCAGATCCAGATACACAATCTGCGCGATTATACGCCTTATTCACACAAGCAGATTGATGATTACCCTTACGGTGGAGGAGCAGGTATGGTGCTGATGCCCGAACCACTGGCCAGGGCCATTGAAAGCCTGAAAGCACAACGGACATACGATGAAATTATTTTCCTCACACCCGATGGCGAACCCTTTACCCAGGCTGTTGCCAACCGACTCTCTCTCAAACAGGCCCTGATGCTGATTTGCGGCCATTACAAAGGGATTGATGAACGCATCCGGGAACATTTTGTGACCATGGAACTCTCCATAGGAGACTATGTCATTTCAGGAGGCGAACTTGCGGCTGCCGTTGTTACCGATGCAGTTGCCCGGCTCATACCCGGTGTATTAAACGATGAAACTTCGGCTCTCAGCGATTCATTTCAGGATCAGCTGCTCTCCCCACCAGTATACACCCGGCCGGCCGATTTCCGCGGATGGAAAGTTCCTGAAATTTTATTGAGCGGCGACCATGAAAAAATTGCCCGGTGGCGCTATGAAAAAGCACTTGAACGCACCCGGCAACGTCGCCCGCAGCTGCTTTCTCATTCCGAAGACCCGGAAAAAACAGCCTAA